Proteins encoded by one window of Erysipelothrix rhusiopathiae:
- a CDS encoding iron chelate uptake ABC transporter family permease subunit, with protein sequence MNYKKILGWIAFLCAVYYLGSGLTSAYIFQRRCVQILTLCITSYLVNLSTTLFQRLTHNRIVSPALLGFERMYLLIQIGCLMILNNPMLNPLIALFTMSIIGLMIYPKILKRCGNDIYLLLLIGTVFSTLMGALSTTLQMMMDPLEFSILQSQNFVSFNAIQPKFLGISVLLTVLILGIYNHKRHQFDVLVLGDDTAQSLGLDVPLVHKEVLFLVILSSSLVTSLVGPLTFLGLLTSNLAQELCPSSKTKPIIITGTLLAFILLLGSQLIFERLFNFTGTITVFINLIGSLALIIFMIKERKHD encoded by the coding sequence ATGAATTATAAAAAAATCTTAGGATGGATTGCGTTTCTCTGTGCTGTTTATTATTTAGGAAGTGGCTTAACCAGTGCGTATATCTTTCAGCGTCGATGCGTCCAAATCCTCACTCTGTGCATCACTTCTTATTTAGTTAATCTGAGCACAACGTTATTTCAAAGACTAACCCATAACCGCATTGTCTCTCCGGCTTTATTGGGTTTTGAACGCATGTACCTATTGATTCAGATCGGGTGTCTTATGATTCTAAACAATCCGATGCTCAATCCACTAATCGCCTTATTCACCATGTCAATCATCGGCCTCATGATCTACCCAAAAATCTTAAAGCGATGTGGAAATGACATCTATCTTTTGCTTCTAATTGGGACGGTCTTTTCAACCTTAATGGGTGCACTCTCCACAACCTTACAAATGATGATGGATCCGCTGGAATTCAGTATCCTTCAAAGTCAAAACTTTGTATCCTTTAATGCCATCCAACCGAAATTTTTAGGTATTTCCGTTTTACTTACGGTTCTCATCCTCGGCATCTATAACCACAAACGCCATCAGTTTGATGTTTTAGTCCTTGGGGATGATACTGCTCAAAGTTTGGGTCTGGATGTCCCTTTGGTCCACAAGGAAGTCTTATTTCTTGTCATTCTCTCAAGTTCCCTTGTCACAAGTCTTGTCGGACCACTGACCTTTCTTGGTCTACTGACCAGCAATTTAGCCCAAGAACTGTGTCCAAGTTCAAAGACAAAACCAATTATCATCACCGGAACGCTTCTAGCCTTTATACTGCTTCTCGGGTCCCAACTTATCTTCGAACGTCTTTTTAATTTCACCGGAACCATCACCGTTTTTATTAATTTGATTGGCTCATTGGCACTGATTATTTTTATGATTAAGGAGCGTAAACATGATTAA
- a CDS encoding PASTA domain-containing protein — MSNFLDQFKPGVYDRNKIHIGTEKSEKKVIEMDDLETTSTYQDEERFYVREEETELDPSYKAKKQKKMVLIGVGVLLSLLLVGLIWNKQSHTMMPDFTDKQRQEVEIWAKKHKVEVDFKDEFSLVYDENVVISQEFEPKTKIRKGSMVSVVISKGPDLEEVIKLPDFEKLNGTEINAWIEEQKMRYIQVENVFSKDVAKGNFISFEIKDKNVTKDHFQRKNKALIKISNGPENYEKNIIVPDFKNRTKMDIELWAKEKEFVNTFTYEEEFDDKIEAGGVISQSVSAAEKVAKNDELTFVISKGKAVRVPDYSSSDLNTFDTINSMGAQVIQKQIYTMNYPYGAFVEQNTEPGTILNDDPDTVVIVYYSIGQPYIKGLVGLTEGDLPAYFYEFSGKGAHITYDVTRVAECGEKGTVVRASKNNQFVSTTDHINIYISDGTKACTAPDA, encoded by the coding sequence AGAACGCTTCTATGTTCGCGAAGAAGAAACGGAACTAGACCCTTCCTATAAAGCAAAAAAACAAAAAAAGATGGTCCTAATCGGAGTCGGTGTACTCCTATCGTTGTTACTTGTAGGTCTAATTTGGAATAAACAATCACATACAATGATGCCTGATTTTACGGACAAACAGCGTCAAGAAGTCGAGATTTGGGCTAAAAAACATAAAGTTGAAGTTGACTTCAAAGACGAATTCAGTTTGGTATATGATGAAAATGTTGTCATTTCCCAAGAATTTGAACCCAAAACTAAAATACGAAAAGGCAGCATGGTAAGTGTCGTCATAAGCAAGGGGCCCGATCTTGAAGAAGTCATTAAACTCCCTGATTTTGAGAAACTCAACGGAACTGAAATCAATGCATGGATTGAAGAACAAAAAATGCGTTACATCCAAGTTGAAAATGTATTCTCCAAAGATGTCGCAAAAGGTAATTTTATATCGTTTGAAATCAAAGATAAAAACGTCACAAAAGATCATTTCCAACGTAAAAACAAAGCACTTATCAAAATTTCGAACGGACCCGAAAACTACGAAAAAAACATCATCGTTCCAGACTTTAAAAACAGAACAAAGATGGATATTGAACTTTGGGCGAAAGAAAAAGAATTTGTAAACACCTTTACGTATGAAGAAGAATTTGATGACAAAATCGAAGCGGGCGGTGTGATCTCACAAAGTGTGAGTGCAGCAGAGAAAGTTGCGAAAAATGACGAACTTACCTTCGTAATTTCAAAAGGAAAAGCTGTACGCGTACCGGATTATTCCTCTTCCGATCTAAATACTTTCGATACGATCAATTCCATGGGGGCTCAAGTAATTCAAAAACAAATTTATACGATGAATTACCCTTACGGAGCATTTGTTGAACAAAACACAGAACCGGGTACGATTTTAAACGATGACCCAGATACTGTTGTGATTGTATACTACTCCATTGGTCAGCCTTATATTAAAGGACTTGTTGGTCTTACCGAAGGTGATTTACCAGCTTATTTCTATGAATTCAGTGGTAAAGGAGCACACATCACCTATGATGTGACTCGCGTTGCGGAATGTGGTGAAAAAGGAACTGTAGTTCGTGCTTCCAAAAACAATCAATTTGTTTCCACAACTGACCACATTAATATTTACATTAGTGATGGTACCAAAGCTTGTACCGCACCTGATGCTTAA
- a CDS encoding ABC transporter permease, with the protein MFVRFTLKDRHTTWAGMFLLILSFGSLFVGVLPLSFNALITGSSDAWSILLTSRLPRLCAIILTGSSLAISGMIMQKVTRNRFVSPSTAVTMDAARMGILIALILFPGASLLHKTLLAYLFAILGTALFLRLLRLIPLKNVVFIPLLGIMVGTMIESMTTFLALKFDLMQALGGMMTGSFTQIIAGRYELLFTAVPLLLCALFAARKFDILSLGDDFARNLGLKPKSVMNLALVLVSLLTASVVVTVGTLPFIGLIVPNMIAMRYGSSNSFLLCGLYGSCLVLVCDLITRIVIFPYELPVGFILGIVGSLGFLGMIRHEL; encoded by the coding sequence ATGTTTGTTCGTTTTACGCTTAAAGATCGACACACCACATGGGCAGGAATGTTCTTATTGATTCTTAGTTTTGGATCATTATTTGTAGGTGTACTGCCCTTGTCTTTTAACGCCTTGATTACAGGGAGTAGCGATGCGTGGTCGATTCTGCTTACAAGTCGCCTTCCCCGTCTTTGCGCGATTATTCTTACCGGTAGTTCCTTAGCCATTTCGGGCATGATTATGCAAAAGGTGACGCGTAACCGGTTTGTATCTCCCTCAACCGCTGTTACGATGGATGCAGCCCGGATGGGAATTCTCATCGCATTGATTCTCTTTCCAGGGGCATCATTGCTTCATAAAACCTTACTCGCATATTTATTTGCGATTTTAGGTACAGCCCTTTTTCTGAGGCTCTTACGTCTGATTCCCTTAAAGAATGTAGTCTTTATTCCCCTGCTTGGGATTATGGTCGGAACCATGATTGAATCGATGACCACCTTTTTAGCCCTTAAGTTTGATTTAATGCAAGCTTTAGGAGGGATGATGACGGGATCGTTTACTCAAATTATTGCAGGGCGTTATGAGTTACTTTTTACGGCCGTTCCACTGTTATTGTGTGCATTATTTGCCGCCCGTAAATTTGATATTCTATCACTTGGTGATGACTTTGCGCGTAATCTTGGCTTAAAACCTAAGTCCGTAATGAACCTTGCATTGGTACTCGTATCGCTGCTTACCGCTTCTGTCGTTGTGACGGTGGGAACATTGCCTTTTATAGGTCTGATTGTTCCCAATATGATTGCCATGCGTTATGGTTCATCCAACTCATTTTTACTGTGTGGGCTTTATGGGTCATGCCTGGTCTTAGTATGTGATCTCATTACACGCATCGTAATCTTCCCCTACGAACTTCCCGTAGGATTTATATTGGGAATTGTTGGGTCCTTAGGATTTCTAGGGATGATCCGCCATGAATTATAA
- the ppdK gene encoding pyruvate, phosphate dikinase, with protein sequence MQYVYMFSEGSAAMRPTLGGKGANLCEMTNLGLPVPQGFVISTDACLHYYEKDHAIAQNILDEIFANLSKLESLTGKTFGGTDKPLLVSVRSGARVSMPGMMDTVLNLGLNDEVVEALAKDNEKMAYDSYRRLIQMYADVVMGIEKVKMDREVALVVHKYGVDSDHDLSVIALKELIQRLKETYRIEVGEPFPDSPQVQLVHAVEAVFRSWNNPRAKYYRKMHDVPDDWGTAVNIQEMVFGNRGEGCATGVAFSRNPATGEHELYGEFLYDAQGEDVVAGTHTPLPISTLKETMPEAYNEFERLAEKLEKRYHDMQDMEFTIEKGKLYMLQTRSGKRTAQAAVKIAYDMVHEGTITKQEAINNLDVSILDGLLHPQFDTENLKSIEPIAKGLPASPGASSGMIVFDTLTAVKYTQKGKPVILVRLETSPEDIEGMHLAEGILTSRGGMTSHAAVVARGMGKSCIVGCSDVIVYEDNTCEIDGKVYNLGDEISIDGGTGCVYQGRLKTQEATMSKEFETLLDWADELSSIDVYTNADTPADAQTAIEFGAKGIGLIRTEHMFFERDRIRAMREMILSRTPKQREAALTKILPIQRKDFEAIFTVMENRSVTVRYLDPPLHEFMPTTTQEIEELAASMNMGVAEIKTVMRSLHEYNPMMGHRGCRLAITYPEIALMQTQALIEAAINVNQKGHRVNPEIMIPLVGDVNEFNFLAGRIRNLADALIDKAGVEVHYRIGTMIELPRACLLADKIAEEAEFFSFGTNDLTQMTYGFSRDDAGTFLKDYYEKGIYQNDPFASLDQEGVGQLIQLAISKARGVKPDLKIGICGEHGGDPRSVKFFRDAGFNYVSCSPYRVPIARISAAQTV encoded by the coding sequence ATGCAATATGTTTACATGTTTTCTGAAGGAAGTGCAGCGATGCGTCCAACCCTAGGTGGTAAGGGTGCAAACCTCTGTGAAATGACGAATTTGGGGCTACCAGTACCCCAAGGTTTTGTAATCAGTACGGATGCGTGTCTCCATTATTATGAAAAAGATCATGCAATCGCACAAAATATACTGGATGAAATTTTCGCAAACCTCAGTAAATTGGAATCATTAACGGGTAAGACTTTTGGTGGAACGGATAAACCATTGCTTGTTTCCGTTCGAAGTGGTGCCCGTGTTTCCATGCCAGGGATGATGGATACCGTCTTAAACCTTGGTTTAAACGATGAAGTGGTTGAAGCATTGGCGAAAGATAATGAAAAGATGGCTTATGACTCGTATCGACGTCTGATTCAAATGTATGCGGATGTGGTTATGGGGATTGAGAAAGTGAAGATGGATCGAGAAGTTGCTTTAGTTGTCCATAAATATGGTGTGGACAGTGATCATGATTTAAGTGTTATTGCTTTGAAGGAATTGATTCAGCGTCTTAAAGAAACGTATCGAATTGAAGTAGGAGAACCGTTCCCTGATTCACCTCAAGTTCAATTGGTTCATGCCGTAGAGGCAGTCTTTAGAAGTTGGAATAATCCTAGAGCGAAGTATTATCGAAAAATGCATGATGTTCCCGATGATTGGGGAACTGCGGTAAATATACAAGAAATGGTTTTTGGAAATCGTGGTGAAGGGTGTGCTACAGGTGTTGCCTTTTCACGAAATCCCGCAACGGGAGAACATGAACTTTATGGTGAGTTTCTCTATGATGCGCAAGGTGAAGATGTGGTGGCGGGAACGCACACACCCTTACCAATTTCTACTCTAAAAGAAACTATGCCAGAAGCATATAATGAATTTGAACGACTCGCAGAGAAACTTGAAAAACGTTATCATGATATGCAAGATATGGAGTTTACAATTGAAAAAGGAAAACTCTATATGTTACAGACACGAAGTGGAAAGCGTACGGCTCAAGCTGCTGTGAAAATTGCTTATGATATGGTTCATGAAGGAACCATTACCAAACAAGAAGCCATAAACAATCTTGATGTATCCATTTTGGATGGATTACTCCATCCTCAATTTGATACCGAAAATTTAAAATCTATAGAGCCTATTGCGAAAGGGTTACCGGCTTCGCCAGGGGCTTCAAGCGGTATGATTGTCTTTGATACACTTACGGCTGTTAAATACACTCAAAAAGGTAAACCCGTAATTTTAGTTCGTTTAGAGACGTCTCCTGAGGATATTGAGGGGATGCATCTTGCGGAGGGTATCCTGACAAGTCGTGGTGGGATGACATCACATGCGGCGGTTGTAGCGCGTGGTATGGGGAAATCCTGTATTGTAGGATGTAGTGATGTGATCGTATATGAGGATAATACCTGTGAGATTGATGGTAAAGTTTATAATCTCGGTGATGAAATCTCAATTGATGGTGGAACCGGTTGTGTATATCAAGGACGTCTTAAAACTCAAGAAGCGACGATGTCTAAAGAGTTTGAAACACTTCTTGATTGGGCGGATGAATTGAGTTCGATTGATGTTTACACCAATGCGGATACGCCTGCTGATGCGCAAACCGCAATCGAATTTGGTGCGAAAGGAATCGGCTTAATTCGTACTGAACATATGTTTTTTGAACGTGATCGTATTCGTGCGATGCGTGAGATGATCTTAAGTCGAACCCCTAAACAACGTGAGGCTGCATTAACGAAAATCTTACCCATTCAACGTAAGGATTTCGAAGCAATCTTTACGGTAATGGAAAATCGAAGTGTTACCGTGCGATATCTTGATCCACCCCTACATGAGTTCATGCCAACCACAACCCAAGAAATTGAAGAGTTGGCAGCGTCGATGAATATGGGTGTTGCAGAGATTAAAACGGTTATGAGATCCTTGCATGAATATAATCCCATGATGGGACATCGTGGCTGCCGTCTTGCAATCACATATCCAGAAATTGCACTTATGCAAACTCAAGCATTGATCGAAGCGGCAATTAATGTGAATCAAAAAGGTCACCGCGTAAACCCAGAAATCATGATTCCACTTGTTGGGGATGTGAATGAGTTTAATTTCCTTGCAGGACGCATACGAAATCTTGCGGATGCGTTAATTGACAAGGCTGGTGTAGAAGTTCATTATCGTATTGGTACCATGATTGAGCTTCCACGTGCATGTTTACTTGCGGATAAGATTGCGGAAGAAGCGGAATTCTTCTCATTTGGAACCAATGATCTAACACAAATGACCTATGGCTTTTCCCGAGATGATGCCGGAACATTCTTAAAAGATTATTATGAGAAAGGGATTTATCAAAATGATCCTTTCGCTTCATTAGATCAAGAGGGTGTTGGGCAATTAATTCAACTAGCGATATCAAAAGCACGCGGCGTTAAGCCAGACTTAAAGATTGGAATTTGTGGTGAACATGGAGGTGATCCACGATCGGTTAAATTCTTCCGAGATGCTGGATTTAATTATGTATCCTGTTCGCCGTATCGTGTGCCAATTGCACGCATTAGTGCAGCACAAACAGTTTAA
- a CDS encoding siderophore ABC transporter substrate-binding protein, whose translation MNFKTLIVCFALIFVTGCTPQKTKDTTLSITHKLGTTEVNENPQNVFVFDMGIIDMMESYDLPISGVPTASLTTTLKSKLDSNLTDIGTLFEPNYERISEAQPDLIVISGRSAKHYEALSKIAPTIYMGRDSHPDGLIASMKTNTDILHQLYPGRDLEGLMTDLESQVDAFKNEAQKQTGTLLFLMANGNEIKAFGPESRYDHVYRDFGFTPVSKQFDVSTHGSTLSFEQIQDLNPDYILVMDRSRVTGGEGNAEVLMDNAFVKATRAYQNGHIIYVDPEVWYLTEGGTTAVLSMIESLKPLLP comes from the coding sequence ATGAACTTTAAAACATTAATCGTGTGCTTTGCCCTCATCTTCGTGACGGGATGTACACCTCAAAAAACAAAAGATACCACCCTTTCCATTACACATAAATTAGGAACAACCGAGGTTAACGAAAACCCACAGAACGTATTTGTCTTTGATATGGGAATCATTGATATGATGGAATCCTATGATTTACCAATTTCCGGGGTGCCTACTGCCTCCTTAACGACAACACTGAAGTCGAAATTGGATTCAAACCTCACCGATATTGGTACCCTTTTTGAACCCAATTATGAACGCATAAGTGAAGCACAACCAGATCTTATCGTTATCTCAGGTCGCAGTGCCAAACATTACGAAGCCCTCTCAAAAATTGCCCCTACAATCTATATGGGAAGAGACAGTCATCCCGATGGCTTAATCGCATCGATGAAAACAAATACTGACATACTTCATCAGCTCTACCCAGGTCGTGATCTTGAAGGCTTGATGACTGATTTAGAAAGTCAGGTAGATGCATTCAAGAATGAAGCACAAAAACAAACGGGCACCTTACTTTTCTTAATGGCCAATGGCAATGAGATTAAAGCCTTCGGACCTGAAAGCCGATATGATCATGTGTACCGTGATTTCGGATTTACGCCCGTTTCCAAACAATTTGATGTCTCAACCCATGGTTCTACCCTCTCCTTCGAACAAATCCAAGACCTTAACCCTGATTATATCCTTGTAATGGATCGCTCCCGGGTAACCGGTGGTGAAGGAAATGCGGAAGTCTTGATGGACAATGCCTTTGTGAAAGCAACGCGTGCCTACCAAAACGGCCATATCATCTATGTGGATCCTGAAGTTTGGTACCTAACCGAAGGGGGAACAACCGCAGTTTTATCCATGATTGAATCATTAAAACCTCTATTACCGTAA
- the galE gene encoding UDP-glucose 4-epimerase GalE yields the protein MKVLVTGGAGYIGSHTCVELLNQGFEVVVVDNLSNSSVEALKRVEAITGKTVTFYETNVLDKPSLNAIFEKESVDAVIHFAALKAVGESVSKPLEYYQNNITGTLTLCEVMRDNDVKNIIFSSSATVYGAPKTVPINESFPLSTTSPYGSTKLMAEDMLRDLNIADPSWNVVILRYFNPIGAHESGTIGEDPKGIPNNLVPYITQVAVGKLDHLSVFGDDYDTVDGSGVRDYIHVVDIALGHVAALKKMTETPEYRVYNLGTGQGYSVLEMVKAFSDVVGHEIPYQIKERRPGDIAECYADPQKAREELGWEAKRDLHKMCEDSWNWQKSNPNGYEQ from the coding sequence ATGAAAGTTTTAGTTACAGGTGGTGCTGGTTATATTGGGAGTCATACATGTGTTGAATTATTAAACCAAGGATTTGAAGTTGTTGTGGTTGATAATTTAAGTAACTCAAGTGTCGAAGCACTCAAACGTGTTGAAGCAATTACTGGAAAAACCGTTACGTTTTATGAAACCAATGTTCTTGATAAACCAAGCCTAAATGCAATTTTTGAAAAGGAATCCGTGGATGCTGTCATTCATTTCGCAGCCTTAAAAGCTGTGGGTGAAAGTGTATCCAAACCTTTAGAGTATTATCAAAATAATATTACAGGAACACTTACTCTTTGTGAGGTGATGCGTGATAATGATGTAAAGAATATTATCTTTAGTTCATCCGCAACGGTTTATGGAGCACCTAAAACCGTTCCAATTAATGAATCATTCCCACTTTCCACAACAAGTCCATATGGAAGTACAAAACTCATGGCAGAAGATATGTTGCGTGATTTAAATATTGCGGATCCTTCATGGAACGTTGTGATTTTACGTTACTTTAATCCAATTGGTGCCCATGAGTCAGGAACGATCGGCGAAGATCCAAAAGGTATTCCAAATAATCTTGTTCCTTACATCACTCAAGTGGCAGTTGGAAAATTAGATCATCTATCTGTATTTGGAGATGACTATGACACGGTTGATGGTAGTGGTGTTCGCGATTACATTCACGTGGTTGATATTGCTTTAGGTCACGTAGCTGCACTTAAGAAAATGACAGAAACACCAGAATACCGTGTTTATAATCTTGGTACAGGTCAAGGATATTCTGTTCTAGAGATGGTTAAAGCATTTAGTGATGTAGTCGGTCATGAAATTCCTTATCAAATTAAAGAACGTCGCCCCGGTGACATTGCGGAATGTTATGCTGATCCACAAAAGGCTCGTGAAGAGTTAGGATGGGAAGCAAAACGTGATCTTCATAAAATGTGTGAAGATTCATGGAACTGGCAAAAATCAAATCCTAACGGATACGAACAATAA
- a CDS encoding ATP-binding cassette domain-containing protein — MIKTESLTKTYGTLNALENCAITIQKGAMTAILGENGSGKSTLLNLIGRLSHPSSGKTYLNDNDIQTFKAINFAKHVSILKQRNHHNLNLSVYDLVSYGRYPHNPRQLTEEDHQIVRTCLQDMECWDFKDQSIQTLSGGQLQRVYIAMVLAQDTEVILLDEPLNNLDLKHAHEFMQCMNHFVSHRNKTIVMILHDVNMVYRYCDAVVCLKDGECIAHGAVDSTLTQPILKQLYDLDFTIFTHNTIKQCCVETRNYEL, encoded by the coding sequence ATGATTAAAACAGAAAGCCTTACTAAAACTTATGGGACCCTTAATGCCTTAGAGAACTGTGCAATCACAATTCAAAAAGGTGCTATGACCGCCATTCTTGGCGAAAATGGATCGGGTAAATCAACCTTACTCAATCTAATTGGACGATTATCCCATCCCTCATCAGGGAAAACATATCTTAACGATAACGATATCCAAACCTTCAAAGCCATTAATTTTGCGAAACACGTTTCGATTTTAAAACAACGCAATCACCATAACTTGAATTTAAGTGTCTACGATCTTGTATCCTACGGTCGTTACCCCCATAATCCACGTCAACTAACGGAAGAAGATCATCAAATTGTGAGGACATGCCTTCAAGACATGGAATGTTGGGATTTTAAAGACCAATCCATCCAAACCCTTTCCGGAGGACAGCTTCAGCGTGTCTATATCGCGATGGTCTTAGCTCAAGATACCGAAGTAATTCTTTTGGATGAACCGTTAAATAATTTGGACTTAAAACATGCCCATGAATTCATGCAATGCATGAACCATTTCGTAAGTCATCGCAATAAAACCATCGTCATGATTCTGCACGATGTAAATATGGTGTATCGATATTGTGATGCGGTTGTTTGTTTAAAAGATGGGGAATGCATTGCGCATGGCGCCGTCGATTCAACGCTAACACAACCCATCCTAAAACAGCTTTATGATTTAGACTTTACAATTTTCACCCATAACACAATCAAACAATGTTGTGTAGAAACGAGGAACTATGAACTTTAA